One genomic region from Leptospira montravelensis encodes:
- a CDS encoding NAD-dependent epimerase/dehydratase family protein — translation MKILVFGGSGFLGSHVADALSDAGHEVTIFDLVKSPWLRSDQKFVSGDLLDEKIVSEIVSGFDVVYNFAALADLNQALDKPVDTIRINILGNTYILEACKKHKVKRFIYASTVYVYSREGGFYRCSKQASESYIEEYQKCFGLDFTILRYGSLYGPRSDESNGLFRIVKSALETGRITYEGSADSLREYIHVEDAARASVVAMGEEFKNQSVVLTGQEPMRVIELLKMLAEILGRPDSVEFLEGDQVGHYVRTPYAYQPKLGRKYIPPMHVDLGQGLLQLIDEMKFNTNR, via the coding sequence ATGAAGATTCTTGTATTTGGTGGGTCAGGTTTTCTCGGATCTCATGTAGCAGACGCATTGAGCGATGCCGGTCATGAGGTAACTATTTTTGATTTAGTTAAGTCACCTTGGCTGCGTTCCGACCAGAAGTTTGTTTCTGGTGATCTTTTGGATGAAAAGATCGTTTCCGAAATTGTTTCAGGGTTTGATGTAGTTTATAATTTTGCCGCACTTGCCGATTTAAACCAGGCACTGGATAAGCCAGTAGATACTATTCGTATCAATATTCTCGGAAATACTTATATTCTAGAGGCTTGCAAAAAACATAAGGTAAAACGATTTATATACGCAAGTACTGTGTATGTATATAGCCGCGAAGGTGGTTTCTATAGGTGTAGTAAACAGGCCTCAGAAAGTTATATCGAGGAATATCAAAAATGTTTTGGTTTGGATTTTACCATTCTTAGATATGGCTCCTTATATGGACCTAGGTCTGATGAATCGAATGGACTCTTTCGCATAGTAAAATCAGCTTTGGAAACGGGTCGGATCACTTATGAAGGAAGTGCTGATAGTTTAAGAGAATACATCCATGTTGAGGATGCTGCCAGAGCAAGTGTTGTTGCAATGGGAGAAGAGTTTAAAAACCAAAGTGTTGTTTTAACAGGGCAAGAACCAATGCGGGTCATCGAGTTACTCAAGATGCTCGCAGAAATTCTAGGAAGGCCCGATTCAGTAGAATTTTTAGAAGGTGACCAAGTAGGGCATTACGTAAGAACTCCTTATGCATACCAACCTAAGTTAGGTAGAAAATACATTCCACCTATGCATGTGGATCTTGGTCAAGGGTTACTTCAGTTGATTGATGAAATGAAGTTTAATACAAATAGATAA
- a CDS encoding FkbM family methyltransferase, whose product MKRILLEYLRKVFNLIYKVLSPFRFGHELIDSLIQNSWQEVIRVRHNDYDLQFVVPNSLNRFRALTFSTKEPETLEWIDGLTKGSVLWDIGANVGLYSCYAAKSRNCRVFAFEPSVFNLEILSRNIFNNDLSDKIVVLPIPLSDNLSISKLNMTNTDWGGALSTFGKEYGHDGKTLKKTFEYQLVGLSIDEVVKLLKIPAPDYIKMDVDGIEQLILAGAKNTLKKVNSVSIEINEDFTEQRLNCEKILTSAGLKFKQKRHSEMFDNGMFKNTYNQIWVR is encoded by the coding sequence GTGAAACGAATTCTATTAGAATATTTAAGAAAAGTCTTTAATTTAATCTATAAAGTATTAAGCCCGTTTAGATTTGGTCATGAGCTTATTGATAGTCTTATCCAAAATTCTTGGCAAGAGGTTATCCGTGTTAGGCATAATGACTACGATTTGCAATTTGTTGTTCCAAACTCATTGAATCGATTTCGTGCACTTACTTTTTCTACTAAAGAACCAGAAACATTAGAATGGATTGATGGTTTAACAAAAGGATCAGTACTTTGGGATATAGGCGCTAATGTGGGTCTTTATTCCTGTTACGCAGCAAAATCGCGAAATTGTAGAGTTTTCGCTTTTGAACCTTCTGTCTTTAACCTTGAGATATTATCAAGAAATATCTTTAATAATGATTTGTCTGATAAGATAGTTGTTTTGCCAATTCCGTTATCTGATAATTTATCGATAAGTAAATTAAATATGACAAATACCGATTGGGGTGGGGCTCTTTCAACATTTGGTAAAGAATATGGTCACGATGGAAAAACATTAAAGAAAACATTTGAGTACCAGCTGGTAGGATTATCTATTGATGAGGTAGTCAAATTACTAAAAATTCCAGCTCCTGATTACATAAAAATGGATGTAGATGGGATTGAACAATTAATTCTAGCTGGTGCTAAAAATACATTGAAAAAAGTAAATAGTGTAAGCATCGAAATAAATGAAGATTTTACTGAGCAAAGACTTAATTGTGAAAAAATCTTAACTTCCGCTGGATTGAAGTTTAAACAAAAACGTCATTCTGAAATGTTCGATAACGGTATGTTTAAAAATACATACAACCAGATTTGGGTTAGATAG
- a CDS encoding HAD family hydrolase → MFWDFDGVIKDSVEVKTDAYLSLFPNVSKEVLAKIKSHHLDYGGISRLEKIPLYLEWVGVQPTNQVVSEYLDQFANLVVQKVISSPWVPGVEQTLKQKQIHQKFVIVTGTPQTEIEEILVQLRIDSTFDRIFGAPTQKSKAIKWALQNYNIKKEDSILIGDSKTDWLAAKETGIQFLLRETDNSDFSIHYSGNKIKDFIGFI, encoded by the coding sequence ATCTTTTGGGATTTTGATGGAGTCATTAAAGATTCCGTTGAAGTGAAAACGGATGCTTATCTTTCTTTATTTCCGAATGTATCGAAGGAAGTTTTAGCGAAAATTAAATCCCATCATTTGGATTACGGTGGAATCTCCAGGTTGGAGAAAATTCCACTTTATTTGGAATGGGTTGGTGTACAACCTACAAACCAGGTGGTCAGCGAGTATCTAGATCAATTTGCCAACTTAGTCGTTCAAAAAGTAATTTCTTCTCCTTGGGTTCCTGGCGTGGAACAAACGTTAAAACAAAAACAGATTCATCAGAAGTTTGTCATTGTGACAGGTACGCCACAAACAGAAATCGAAGAAATTTTAGTCCAATTGCGAATCGATTCCACTTTCGACCGTATTTTTGGCGCACCGACACAAAAATCGAAAGCAATAAAGTGGGCTTTACAAAACTACAATATCAAAAAGGAAGATTCCATTTTGATAGGAGATAGCAAAACAGATTGGTTGGCTGCAAAAGAAACAGGGATTCAGTTTCTTCTTCGTGAAACAGACAATAGTGATTTTTCAATACATTACTCGGGAAATAAAATAAAGGA